The following are from one region of the Mycetohabitans rhizoxinica HKI 454 genome:
- the cysM gene encoding cysteine synthase CysM, with product MAYKTIQDTIGNTPLVQLARLPDDDIRSRGNVILAKLEGNNPAGSVKDRAALSMISKAEQRGRIQPGDTLIEATSGNTGIALAMAAAIRGYKMVLLMPEDLSVERQQSMAAYGAQIVLTPVKGGMEYARDLAEQMQRDGKGVILDQFANPDNPVAHYEGTGPEIWRDTDGRVTHFVSAMGTTGTIMGVSHYLKEQNARIEIIGAQPDEGSRIPGIRKWPNAYLPKIFDRARVDRIEHVSQSASEAMARRMAAVEGIFCGISSGGACEVALRIARQTQNATIVFCVCDRGDRYLSTGVFSV from the coding sequence ATGGCTTATAAAACAATTCAAGACACAATCGGCAACACGCCGCTCGTTCAACTGGCCAGGCTGCCTGACGACGATATCCGCAGCCGGGGCAACGTGATTTTGGCCAAGCTTGAGGGAAACAATCCCGCTGGATCGGTGAAGGACCGTGCCGCGCTGTCGATGATCAGCAAGGCTGAGCAACGTGGTCGCATCCAGCCCGGGGATACGCTGATCGAGGCGACTAGTGGCAATACGGGCATCGCGCTGGCGATGGCTGCAGCGATTCGAGGCTACAAGATGGTGCTGTTGATGCCGGAGGATCTGTCGGTCGAGCGCCAGCAGAGCATGGCCGCGTATGGCGCGCAGATCGTGCTGACGCCGGTCAAAGGCGGTATGGAGTATGCACGCGATTTGGCCGAGCAAATGCAGCGCGACGGCAAGGGCGTGATACTCGACCAATTCGCCAACCCGGATAACCCGGTTGCACATTATGAGGGCACCGGGCCGGAGATTTGGCGTGATACCGATGGGCGTGTCACGCATTTCGTCTCGGCCATGGGCACCACCGGCACGATCATGGGTGTGTCGCACTACCTGAAGGAGCAGAACGCGCGCATCGAAATCATCGGTGCGCAACCGGACGAGGGTTCCCGTATCCCGGGCATTCGCAAGTGGCCAAACGCGTATTTGCCGAAGATCTTCGACCGCGCGCGCGTGGACCGCATCGAGCACGTAAGCCAGTCGGCATCGGAGGCGATGGCGCGCCGGATGGCCGCCGTTGAAGGCATTTTCTGCGGCATTTCATCCGGTGGGGCCTGCGAGGTGGCGCTGCGCATCGCGCGGCAAACGCAGAACGCGACCATCGTGTTCTGCGTTTGCGACCGCGGCGACCGGTACCTGTCGACAGGCGTGTTCTCCGTATAG
- the mltB gene encoding lytic murein transglycosylase B, translating into MTRGPQALLLWLATAQGAALAAPISAAPSDSRPMIVAQAQPEAPVPPGQTFEEEIVPQRYAANPNVDAFINDMVARYDFDSNALHALFNQAVYSKTAVKLVLPAPTPTIQNWQAYQARFIEPVRINAGVKFWQQNAAVLQRASEQFGVPPEVIVGIIGVETLYGRYMGNFRVLDALTTLAFDYPGTPNRTQRMALFRKNLEDFLVWTRSAGIEPTTVLGSYTGAIGIPQFLPTSIIGYAVDYEGNHRIDLRNSPADAIGSVANYLKQHGWESGRPVVWHIRSDAGSIGIAQAAADGQAEPRWALQQLLRAGMLLDERGIDTASEAGTPVTVVELPTPGQPTQYMLGLRNFYVLTRYNRSFFYALAVYQLGERIKAQMQALCATTPRPAAFATPSALQ; encoded by the coding sequence ATGACCCGCGGACCGCAGGCGTTGCTGCTCTGGCTCGCCACCGCGCAGGGTGCAGCGCTCGCCGCGCCGATCAGCGCGGCGCCGAGCGACTCCCGGCCGATGATCGTCGCCCAGGCGCAACCGGAGGCGCCGGTGCCACCAGGTCAGACGTTCGAGGAGGAAATCGTGCCGCAGCGCTATGCGGCCAATCCGAATGTCGATGCGTTCATCAACGACATGGTCGCCCGATACGACTTCGATTCAAACGCGCTGCACGCGCTGTTCAACCAGGCCGTGTATTCGAAAACCGCAGTCAAGCTAGTGCTTCCCGCGCCGACGCCGACGATCCAGAATTGGCAAGCATACCAAGCACGCTTCATTGAACCGGTGCGTATCAACGCGGGGGTGAAGTTCTGGCAGCAGAACGCGGCGGTGCTACAACGGGCCAGCGAACAATTCGGCGTGCCGCCGGAAGTGATTGTCGGCATCATCGGCGTCGAAACATTGTATGGCCGGTACATGGGCAACTTCCGCGTGCTCGATGCGCTGACCACCCTCGCGTTCGATTATCCGGGCACACCCAATCGCACGCAACGCATGGCGTTGTTCCGCAAGAACCTAGAAGACTTTCTGGTCTGGACTCGCAGTGCCGGCATCGAGCCGACCACGGTGCTGGGCTCCTATACGGGCGCGATCGGCATCCCGCAGTTCCTGCCGACCAGCATCATCGGATACGCGGTTGATTACGAGGGCAATCACCGTATCGACTTGCGCAACAGCCCGGCCGATGCCATCGGCAGCGTCGCCAACTATCTGAAACAGCACGGCTGGGAAAGCGGCCGGCCGGTTGTATGGCATATTCGCTCGGATGCCGGCAGCATTGGCATTGCGCAGGCCGCCGCGGACGGGCAGGCCGAACCCCGTTGGGCGCTGCAACAACTGTTGCGCGCCGGCATGCTGCTCGATGAACGCGGCATCGATACGGCGAGCGAAGCTGGAACACCCGTGACCGTGGTCGAGTTGCCCACCCCTGGACAACCCACGCAGTATATGCTCGGGTTAAGGAATTTCTACGTGTTGACCCGCTACAACCGCAGCTTCTTTTATGCACTGGCGGTGTATCAACTGGGCGAACGGATCAAGGCGCAGATGCAAGCCCTTTGCGCGACGACCCCTCGGCCAGCGGCGTTTGCCACACCGTCCGCGCTGCAGTAG
- a CDS encoding histone deacetylase family protein produces the protein MATGFFTHPECRLHEMGQGHPECPARLSAIEDQLIANGIDPLIQHELAPLADEASLARVHTRAHIDFVRDTAPEQGYAEIDADTQMNPHSWRAALRSAGASVAATDAVMAGRYDNAFCSVRPPGHHAEPARAMGFCFFNNVAIAARHALDVHGLARVAIIDFDVHHGNGTEAVFAGDERVLMCSFFQHPFYPFSGFDNQAPNMVNLPLPARTRGMEVREAIDLIWLPRLDAFRPQMIFVSAGFDAHREDELGNMGLVEDDYAWITRQVRDVAVRYAHGRIVSCLEGGYSLSALGRSVVAHLKALANL, from the coding sequence ATGGCAACAGGTTTTTTCACCCACCCGGAGTGTCGGCTGCACGAAATGGGGCAGGGGCATCCGGAATGCCCGGCGCGCTTGTCCGCGATTGAGGATCAGCTGATCGCCAACGGCATCGATCCGCTGATCCAACACGAGTTGGCCCCATTGGCAGACGAAGCGTCGCTTGCGCGGGTCCATACGCGCGCGCACATCGATTTCGTGCGCGACACCGCACCTGAGCAGGGCTATGCGGAAATCGATGCTGATACACAGATGAATCCTCATAGCTGGCGGGCGGCGCTGCGCTCCGCCGGTGCATCGGTGGCGGCCACGGACGCGGTCATGGCGGGCCGCTACGACAATGCCTTTTGCAGTGTGCGCCCGCCCGGCCATCATGCCGAACCGGCTCGGGCAATGGGTTTTTGCTTCTTCAACAATGTCGCGATCGCGGCGCGTCATGCGTTGGACGTGCACGGGCTGGCGCGTGTGGCGATCATCGACTTCGACGTCCATCACGGCAACGGAACCGAAGCTGTATTCGCCGGCGACGAGCGGGTGTTGATGTGTAGCTTCTTCCAGCATCCTTTCTACCCGTTCAGTGGTTTTGACAATCAGGCGCCGAACATGGTGAACCTGCCCCTGCCGGCTCGCACGCGGGGCATGGAGGTACGCGAGGCAATCGACTTAATCTGGCTGCCACGGCTTGATGCGTTCCGACCGCAGATGATATTCGTATCGGCCGGCTTTGACGCGCATCGCGAGGACGAACTTGGCAACATGGGGTTGGTCGAGGATGACTACGCATGGATTACTCGGCAAGTGCGCGATGTCGCCGTGCGTTACGCGCATGGGCGTATCGTCAGTTGCCTGGAGGGCGGCTACAGCTTGTCGGCGCTCGGCCGCAGCGTCGTCGCACATCTGAAAGCGCTGGCCAATCTGTAG
- a CDS encoding methionine ABC transporter ATP-binding protein encodes MIELHNISQRFPGPRGWVEALHNVTLTVPPRQVFGIIGRSGAGKSTLVRTINLLTRPSEGRVIVDGRDLTALPADGLRAARREIGMIFQHFNLLSSRTVYDNVALPLELAGKRRMEIDKVVLPLLELVGLSAQRDRYPAQISGGQKQRVGIARALASRPKVLLSDEATSALDPETTRSILELLRQINRELGLTIVLITHQMDVIKQVADRVAVLDAGRLVEQGNVIDVFLKPHHEVTRALIGDVIAQELPPALKARVQQRLEAGRDHLLRLAFSGRGVEQPVLSETIRRYALDFSILHGQIDEIQGQTFGSLAVLASGEPGNVGKAIAFLREQGVIVEELSYVE; translated from the coding sequence ATGATCGAACTGCACAATATCTCGCAGCGCTTCCCTGGACCTCGCGGGTGGGTAGAGGCGCTGCACAACGTTACGCTCACGGTGCCGCCGCGCCAAGTGTTCGGCATCATCGGACGCAGCGGCGCGGGCAAGAGTACGCTGGTGCGCACCATCAACCTGCTGACGCGACCCAGCGAGGGCCGCGTGATCGTCGACGGTCGCGACTTGACTGCGTTGCCTGCCGATGGCCTGCGCGCGGCACGGCGTGAAATCGGCATGATCTTCCAGCATTTCAACCTGCTGTCCTCGCGCACAGTCTATGACAACGTCGCGTTACCGCTGGAGTTGGCGGGGAAGCGGCGCATGGAGATCGACAAGGTCGTGTTGCCGTTGCTGGAGTTGGTCGGATTGTCCGCGCAGCGGGACCGGTACCCGGCGCAGATCAGCGGTGGGCAGAAGCAACGTGTTGGTATTGCGCGGGCGTTGGCGAGCCGGCCAAAGGTGTTGCTGTCGGACGAGGCGACGTCGGCGCTGGACCCGGAAACCACACGCTCGATATTGGAACTGCTGCGCCAGATCAATCGGGAGTTGGGGTTGACGATCGTGCTGATCACTCACCAGATGGATGTGATCAAGCAAGTGGCCGATCGCGTCGCGGTACTCGACGCGGGGCGCTTGGTCGAGCAGGGCAACGTGATTGACGTCTTTCTGAAGCCGCACCACGAAGTCACGCGCGCGTTGATCGGCGACGTGATCGCGCAGGAACTGCCGCCTGCGCTCAAGGCTAGGGTCCAGCAGCGGCTGGAGGCGGGGCGCGACCATTTGTTAAGGCTCGCGTTCTCGGGCCGCGGCGTCGAGCAGCCGGTGTTGTCTGAGACGATTCGGCGATATGCGCTCGATTTCAGCATTCTGCATGGCCAGATCGACGAGATCCAAGGTCAGACGTTCGGCTCGCTTGCCGTGCTTGCCAGCGGCGAGCCCGGCAATGTCGGAAAGGCGATAGCTTTTCTGCGCGAGCAAGGTGTCATCGTTGAGGAGCTGAGCTATGTGGAGTGA
- a CDS encoding methionine ABC transporter permease has product MWSEMFDMFVQSFWETLIMVGISGVIGGAIGLPLGVLLHLSERGGVLQNVLLNRVLGMTINAVRSTPFIILLVAVIPFTRLVVGSSIGTVAAVVPLTIAAAPFVARLVETALREVDRGLIEAAQAMGATTSQVVFKVLLPEAWPGIVAGLTLTFVSLVGYSAMAGAIGGGGLGDLGIRYGYQRFLPEVMFAVVLVLIVFVQLVQSFGDYLVRRLSHK; this is encoded by the coding sequence ATGTGGAGTGAGATGTTCGACATGTTCGTGCAGTCGTTCTGGGAAACGCTAATCATGGTCGGCATTTCCGGGGTGATCGGCGGCGCGATCGGCCTGCCGCTCGGCGTGCTGCTGCACTTGAGCGAGCGTGGCGGCGTGCTGCAAAACGTGCTCCTCAATCGTGTGCTGGGCATGACGATCAACGCGGTGCGCTCCACGCCCTTTATTATCCTGCTGGTGGCAGTTATTCCGTTCACCCGCCTGGTGGTCGGCTCGTCGATCGGCACCGTCGCCGCCGTTGTGCCGCTGACGATCGCCGCCGCACCGTTCGTTGCGCGCTTGGTCGAGACCGCGCTGCGCGAGGTGGATCGTGGCCTGATAGAAGCCGCACAGGCGATGGGGGCGACTACCTCGCAGGTTGTGTTCAAGGTCCTATTGCCCGAGGCCTGGCCCGGTATCGTCGCGGGCTTGACGTTGACGTTCGTATCGCTGGTTGGCTACTCGGCGATGGCGGGGGCGATCGGCGGTGGAGGCCTGGGCGACCTGGGCATCCGCTATGGCTATCAGCGTTTCCTGCCCGAAGTCATGTTCGCCGTGGTGCTCGTGCTGATCGTCTTCGTGCAGTTGGTGCAGTCCTTTGGCGATTATCTGGTGCGCCGGCTTAGCCACAAATAG
- a CDS encoding MetQ/NlpA family ABC transporter substrate-binding protein produces the protein MQRRFMIKLVAALGSAALFMGAARAQDRIKVGVTGGPHAQILEVVKKVAARSGLNLQIVEFSDYVQPNAALAAGDLDANSYQHQPYLDAQVKDRGYKIVKVADTVMFPMGIYSKKVKSLKDLPSGARIAMPNDPTNGGRALLLLQKLGTLKLRADAGLKATPLDIVENPKKVKLIELDAAQIPRSLADVDAAAINTNFALEAGLQPRRDAIALEDANGPYANILAVRQADRDKPWVAKLVAAYHSPEVKQYIDSQYGGAVAAGW, from the coding sequence ATGCAACGCCGTTTCATGATCAAGTTGGTTGCGGCACTGGGGAGCGCAGCGCTCTTCATGGGTGCCGCGCGCGCACAAGACCGGATCAAGGTGGGCGTGACCGGCGGCCCGCACGCGCAAATCCTCGAGGTCGTGAAGAAGGTCGCAGCCAGGAGCGGGCTGAATCTTCAGATCGTTGAATTTTCCGACTACGTGCAGCCCAATGCCGCCCTCGCCGCCGGCGACCTCGACGCGAACAGCTACCAGCATCAGCCCTATCTCGACGCGCAGGTCAAGGATCGCGGCTACAAGATCGTCAAGGTCGCCGATACGGTGATGTTCCCGATGGGCATCTACTCGAAAAAGGTCAAGTCGCTGAAGGATTTGCCCAGTGGCGCGCGGATTGCGATGCCGAATGACCCGACCAATGGTGGGCGGGCGCTGCTGTTGTTGCAAAAGCTCGGCACGTTGAAGCTGCGCGCGGACGCGGGGCTGAAGGCCACGCCGCTGGACATCGTCGAGAACCCGAAAAAGGTTAAGCTTATCGAATTGGATGCGGCGCAGATCCCGCGCTCGCTGGCCGATGTCGATGCGGCCGCGATCAATACGAATTTCGCGTTGGAGGCAGGCCTGCAGCCCAGGCGGGATGCGATCGCGCTCGAAGACGCGAATGGTCCATACGCGAACATCCTCGCGGTGCGCCAGGCTGATCGCGACAAGCCATGGGTCGCGAAGCTGGTTGCTGCGTACCATTCGCCGGAAGTCAAACAGTACATTGATAGCCAATACGGCGGTGCCGTAGCGGCCGGGTGGTGA